The genomic segment gggaGAAACACAAATTTGATTCTCAATGTTTGACCTATACATCAAACTGGTCTCTAATGTATCAGCCAAAACAAATCCGGTctctaaatttctgattttaactTTACATTTTTAGTCCCTAATGTTTGAAGTTTCAATCAATATGGTCTCTTAAGTTTCTAGTTATAGTTAAGGGTtttaaaatgaaagaaaagttgTGCATTGAACTAAAGATATGACAAATGTCATCCTAaattcctataaaatttcataaaaacaCTTTATATCGACATAATAATATCATTGAACTTAaagagttttattttttttttgaacaagtTACAATCAAATGacaatatatacataatatataaaataaaaaaggaaaattctagtattaatataaaatttattatcATTCATGCCAGTTCTTGCATGACTTGTGCATATAGGCCTTAAATTATTATAGTTAGGTATTGCAATTATAAAAACCAGCAAACATAAATACCAATATGAAGTGCTTTTACTTATTATGGGTTAATCATCAGTTAATTACTAATAGTATAAAACAAAAATCACATATATAATACCAAATTTGAGACCAATTATACCAAAGGGAAGAAGTATATGAGACATTAGTGGCATGAATAAatgaagtaaaaaataaaaattttaattagaaTTGCTAGTATCCATTTAAGACAATTGTGTTGTAATTCGTGTCTTATTTTATCCTAATACCCTCAATACCACTATTGAAAACTTAAGAGACTAAAatgattaaaatttcaaatattagGGTCCAAAAGTAGAAAGTCAAAATTattaaataacaataattaaatTTTGACCGTTAGTCATTGTTGAGTTTTCATTATTATTGAATGCACCTACTACCAAAAACTTTGAgaagcaaatttattttgattggAACATTAGAAACTAATTTAGCACATATGCTAAAAATTGGAGACTGAAACTGcaattctcctttttttttttgtcttatttttgtgcacaagtctgaattttttttttaacctttgaTATCACACAATGGTCCAAACCGACTGACATTAGTTAATAGATTTAGTTGTTAAAATGACTTTGTGAATTGTGAGGGTGGTAATATGTAGAAAAATTCTGTTTGGTAGAATTTGGGTAAAAAGaaggtgcgtttgataaaattaaagttgaaaactaaagtgtGAAGTTTGAATTCTATAAAGTTAAGttgttgaattgttaagtattaggCTCAatttgataactcaatttaacacttaaaattaatggattcagataTTAACATGTTTGGCACATTTGGtaaccaaaaattgcacaactaaattaattaaatgacgctgaatttttaggcaaaatttgcttcaaaaataaattatacCGAATTTTCTAGGCGCCAATGTATCATATTTAGTATTtaacaattaaataatttaatgaattcaaacttcagatttctattttcattttggaagcaaattttgtctagaaaattcaataccacttaattaatttagaccTTGTTTACTAaccaattcagcacttaaatttaatggattcagatcttaatatgttcTAATATGTTTGATAAcgaaaaattgaacatttgaattaattaagtggtattgaattttttaggcaaaacttgttaaaaaaataagtgataaattattcatttatcagTGAATGTGATACActaaaatatatttgatttaatatttaacaaatcaataatttaatggaattagatttcaattttaagACTCTAGTTTTATCAAAGGCACCCTTAAATCGTGGGAAATTGAGTTATCAAAAAGGACCTAAATTATTTAGTATAAATCACGTTTTATATTAGTAAAGTTAGTATAAACCTCATTTGCGAAATATAAATACGAGTATCATTTGCCATACAAATTACAATCCATTAACTCAATAGTACTGGGAATGAAACACCAGACTCAGAAAAGAATGGCGGAAAAACTTGTGACAgcaaaaacagaagaaaaagcaaaagaattgGAAGAAGAAGCAATGAAAGTGGAACTGAAAACCAAGGAGGAGCTGAAGCCCTGGGAGCAGCACTCTGCTGTGATCACCATTCCTCGTTTTGACTACAACGCCCCTCTTCTCTCCTCAGTCATTCCCACTCCGGATTCCTCATCACCTGCCCCATCAGTAAGGCCCCTCATCCCATATCTTCTGTCCAgaaagctattttttttttcctatttttgtaCCTCACTGGCATTTATTTATGAAATTTGCATCtgggtttttgaaaattttcaatttgattGTTTGGGATAGTCTGGGCAGTGTGGTGATTGATAAAAATGCTTCCTTTGTTATGtagagagggagaagagggcAACAAAAGAAGCCATGTCAATTCTTGAAAAGGTAATGAATTCTGCTGGTTTTGTCTCTTGTCAGTTCTCTGGAATAATgtcaaaataaggaaattttagaCAAAGAAAATTCATGCTGACTTGAGAATCAGGACAGTTAAATTGGTTTAGTGAACTTGGTTTTATGGGATTCTTAAATTCTGGGCAAGGTTGGGAACTTGGGGTATTTGGAAGTGAATAAGACTGTAGCGGACTTGAATTACTGGCATAATGTGTTCGCTGCTATAAttgttttggtttaagatgaAGAGTAGCAATGTTACAGAATTGGTTTCTAAAGAAAGAGATGTTTGAAAGATTAAGCATAAGTAAACGGCGAATGGGACGGCGACTAATTGATAAAACTGAGGAAGTTTGGAGAACTGGGTGAGCTGTGCAGAAGATAGGCACAGGCATGTTGTGTTGTTCAAATGCATTAGGTAttggagagggggggggggcaaACAAACTAAAGTTGTTTACTGTTTTAAACGTGATAAATTTTTGGAAATGAAGTGTAATGCTAATGGTCTTCATCTGTGAGAATAATGGCAAAATTATGCATTTAACACTATTTCCATCTGTTGAACTTAGTCTAGGAAAAATGTTTATGATTTTTGGGTTCTAAACTTGATTAAGATTTCGGTTTGCTGACAAACAGAAGGATAAGATGTCAATTATCCTGCCAATAGGTTATTAACATATGAGTCTAGTAGctggtttcaaatttttttgcatatgaTCTTCCACTTCATCCATTTATTTGTAGCCGGTGCATTTTTAGGTCACAGATTAGTATGGTTTAGTCCTTGTTTACAAGTCTTATTCAAGTTGTTTTGCTTACACTCTGTCATTTGTCACTTGTTCAATCGAGTGACTGCTTAAGTCTGCTGTGCCTTCTTGAGTAAATGACATGATTCGACATCCAAAATGCATCACTGGTTAAATTCTTTATCACTCACAGCTTTCCAGTATATGTATATGAGTTAccaatttccttgaatttgaagaGGCTTATGGATACATAGTAACCTTAGCTTAAGCTTGAGCACATAACTCATACAGGTTAGGCACAAATTCACCTTACTAATACGGAACCTTTGCATTGTTTTCTTTGAAAATAAATCGGAAACAATAGATAGAAGATATGCAATATTTTCTGgcataagaaaaattttttaaatataaaagcAATTTAATAAGTGTATCGTTATATTTCTCTAAAGAATGACATGGTCTTAAGTGATCATATTTCTGGAAGGAGAAGACTGTTAGTCCAATTTTGTTAGGCATTTGAGACATCAGATATTATATGCACGAAATATATAGCTGATTGCCAATCATCTATTTTGAGTTCTCAAGAAATAGATATATAAGCTTCAGTTTTGCTTTTAACATTAAAAAGGCATTCTTCATTGCAGCAGCTTTGGATAATTGTCTTTTATTCATACCTAAAGGGACTTGTATAGGCATGAGATGTTGCACTCTTCTAGGGCCCAAATAATAAGTGGACAATTTAGAGTTAGCTTAAAATCTTGTGGCAGACAACTTGTTTGCAATTGTTTTTGGATATATTTACACCAGAAGCCAAGCGTTGCTGAGGCTTATCACTATGTGACAGAAATGAATGAGTTTCAGTTATATTTGAAGTCCTCTCCAATGCCTgtatcatttttatttcttgGACCTCTCTTGTTGCAAAAGGAAGACAAATGATGAACCAACTTGGAGAATGGGAAGGTGTGCATCTGGTGCTTGCAAGATTCTATTCTTTTGACTTCATGGAGTTTTTATAAAAGCTGTGTGCTGAAATAGGGCTTCAAACTGATGTTGATACATTGATAAATTATGCGTTCCATTCTTTTTTTATGAATGCCATCAATATTCACGACTGATGCAACCAATGAAGAGTTTAAGGGAAGAGTAAATTTTAATATTCCTGGGAACTTGGCTGAAGATCGAATTTACCCACTTTGAAGAATGGGTAATCTTTTTAGGATCTCGtgtatttattaaaaatttaaattctaCGTATTTCAGTAGACTTGAAATTTATGGTGCTTTAGTAGCTTATGGGTATTTTACGTGTTATGGGTATTGGGTAAACTGACAGTGGACACTTCGGCCGTTGTTTGAGACCATAGGCTTATTCATTGACTTTGATGGAAGGGTTTTTAATTGAAATGTTGGGATTCATCACCTCAATTTCCTGTCATAAGACATTCTGGTCCCCAGGGCTGAACTGAAGCCCGGTACATATTGCATGTACTATTGTACACACACCCACAGACCCAGGTTGGTTAGGCCATCCTTGAAGGAGttgtttaagttattcattggtgaattttttatgCATCTTTGTCTTGGAagcactacaagaaatttggccttTTGTGACAATAAAAAGTTATCACTAAAAATAAGAAAGTCGTCATTATATGAATATAGTGACGACTTTTTCCATTGTCACATCGTTGTCACTAATTCTATGTCACAAATGGGTACGTGTGACAACCTCtacaaagtcgtcactaaatattattatttaatgACGAAGACTAAGTTGTCACTAAAGAATAGTATTCTGTGACGAAGTTTCTTGTCactgtttccaaaatttttttgtcatAAAAGATAGCAGAGGTCATCACAAATTTGAACGCGCACAGTGACGACTTAAACTTGTCACTCTCACTCCTAGTATTTTGTGACAAGAATAATCGTCACTTAGTGAACTTACAACTTTGTCTACAAGAGCTGCAATTCTATTGCATTTTCAACAACCATAGCAGAAAATTGCGGCTCGACTAATGCAAAAAATGATAGTAATTAATGTACAATGAAccctcaaatatatatatatatatagttataAACATctctaaattcatcacaacacaCATTAACCAAAATGGGTTCCAAAGCCCACATTAGTTCAACTACTAACAGCCATTATCCATCCAAACAATAGAGTACTAAATTCACATTAGTTCAACTAGTAGCAACCATTACGCATCCAAAAAAACAAAGTACTCTTTCCAAACAAAAACATAGACTAAAGCAGCAATTTGTGTCAAACTGAAGTCATCTTCATGAGCATATCCAAAAGCCAACCTTTTTCACCTCCTCAAGAGCATTTAATAGCATTGTACTGCATTGAAAGAAAAGTATCATATGCATTAGAATCGATTTCAGTCAAAAAATATGCCATTACAAGCATACACTACTGAATTTGAATGAATAGTCATACTgaacaaaaatccaattaagtCAATATGATAAGCTCCCACCAACATCACGTACAATGTCACACCACATGACCATACATCTGCAATCTAGAAAATAGACAGCAATTACAAAATGAATGAAGACCTTCTTGAGACAAAACTATTTAATGAGCAGAAAGTAGGCAGCAGTGCCTGCCTGTTAAGCAGGAAGAAATGAACTGAACAAGCATAACCACTAGCACAAAGTTTACAAGATACTTGAGACAAGGGCCATATTGCTGATTTAGAAGCAACAGTACTACTACTTTTGACTATGTTTGGATGCAAGTTGGGGATACTAGTCGATCTAGTAATACCATATCACAGCAAAAGGGAGGAAATCCCATTATACTATCACAGTGAAGAGTTAACGAGAAGAGGAAACTAATGCTCAGAGGGAGAGAATCTCTGTAAATTCTTCAAGAATTTTGATGATACAGACCTTCCCATCATATTCCTTCCTTGACAGGACCTCAGGTGCAATAGATGCTGGTGTTCCAACTACCGATTTGGGTTGTGAGTGCAACAAACCAGACTGCAAGTAAATGCCAGAaaccaacaaaatttcaaattatccACAAAAAAATATGAAGTCAATTGaatcacaattttttttaattccaaatgcaaAGATTTGTAACCTTAGAATAACCAAAATCACATATTTTAAGACGTGGTGTTGGACTCCCATCCAAAAGTGTGTTTTCTAGCTTCAAGTCCCTGTGACAGATTTCCTGCGTTGAGAGAACAATGAGATAATAATAAGAGGACTCAAAAAGAATAAATAGTTCTAATATCTCACCATTGAATGACAGTAACTAACACCAGATATTAGCTGCTGGAAGAAAAAGCGAGCCTGCGTTTTAACAATAAGAAAGTCCCATAAGTATCTCTCTATAAAATCAATGCCAAAAGAAAATGAGATCAAGGCAAACGAAATatattttgcatgtttttacATCTCATCTTCATTGAATCCACTAGCACTACAAATTTTTGCAAAGAGCTCTCCACCAGCAGCATATTCCATCACAATAGCTAAATGTGTCGGAGTTAGCACGACCTGCAAACAAAAGTATGCTTCAAAACATGGCTCCATGATTTTTATCACAGACATCTCCCACTAAGGAAGTTGAAAGTACAAACAAGTTTCTCATCCTGATTCATAATCTAGTTCCATTTTCTATCTTGTCAGCTCTCATCTATGACCTCAAAGACAACGCTCTTTTCTATTTAATTGAAGCCGAAAACAGGACCCATTCCATTCCCTCTAGAAAAAGTGTAATCTGAGTGCCAAAGTCTTGAACTACCGATTAGCAACCAACTTCGGCCGAATAAAAATGTCTTCCTGTACCACTTATATTAAGCATGAAAAAGCAGTACATGTCGCTACTTTAACATGCTTTACTCAGACCTTGAGGAATGGGACTACTTCTAGATAATAAGACACAAATTTTTCTAGGTGTCCCCACCTCTAAAAATGCTGTATTTCTTCCAAAATCTAACTCCAATTATTAGGACATTCGCTGCTTATATAATGGAAAATATATACTTTATAGGCGTTTATCAGTTTTATAGCTAGACTCTTCATCACTGGAGGCTCGATGCAAGATAAATTTGACAAGGTGAATCCATTCATCAAGAAAACTCATGTGTGTGATAGTGTTCATCCTTGAACTTCACTTAATTTAATAGCTGATCTAATAAACGCcacttaatttaacaaatcaATAGCTGATCAAAATATGACCATCAAACTATTAAATTTGACAACATCTTAGGCACACAAAAAGAAGTCCTAGAATGTTAAGAACCAAATGATACTTGAGTCTTTAATCATCCTCAGAAACACACATCACCAGGAAGGAGATGCAAAATATGTTACACCAGAATTTACCTTTTACCAGATTTGACAGACCATTTTCCTTCAAACTTCTTGAAATCACCATCAACCGTGGAAAACTGGAGTTCACGGTCATTTGCCTAAATAAATTTCATTTGCAAATAGTTAACTGAGATAAAGTTATCACATAAGAATGCCTAGTTACTACTACCTACTCCATCAGAATGAAAATGTAGTTTAACATCTCACATTATATTACTTGCAATAA from the Coffea arabica cultivar ET-39 chromosome 11e, Coffea Arabica ET-39 HiFi, whole genome shotgun sequence genome contains:
- the LOC113718411 gene encoding serine/threonine-protein kinase SRK2A-like, whose translation is MTVNSSFPRLMVISRSLKENGLSNLVVLTPTHLAIVMEYAAGGELFAKICSAKRYLWDFLIVKTQARFFFQQLISGVSYCHSMEICHRDLKLENTLLDGSPTPRLKICDFGYSKSGLLHSQPKSVVGTPASIAPEVLSRKEYDGKIADVWSCGVTLYVMLVGAYHIDLIGFLFIQCY
- the LOC113719159 gene encoding uncharacterized protein isoform X1 codes for the protein MKHQTQKRMAEKLVTAKTEEKAKELEEEAMKVELKTKEELKPWEQHSAVITIPRFDYNAPLLSSVIPTPDSSSPAPSYVRSLSILNAEGSESLDENMSAKKRRISVSTEEELGNSLGRKEPGNSLSLVF
- the LOC113719159 gene encoding uncharacterized protein isoform X4 — protein: MKHQTQKRMAEKLVTAKTEEKAKELEEEAMKVELKTKEELKPWEQHSAVITIPRFDYNAPLLSSVIPTPDSSSPAPSRGRRGQQKKPCQFLKSSFG
- the LOC113719159 gene encoding uncharacterized protein isoform X3, producing MKHQTQKRMAEKLVTAKTEEKAKELEEEAMKVELKTKEELKPWEQHSAVITIPRFDYNAPLLSSVIPTPDSSSPAPSRGRRGQQKKPCQFLKRSQALLRLITM
- the LOC113719159 gene encoding uncharacterized protein isoform X2; the encoded protein is MKHQTQKRMAEKLVTAKTEEKAKELEEEAMKVELKTKEELKPWEQHSAVITIPRFDYNAPLLSSVIPTPDSSSPAPSRGRRGQQKKPCQFLKRKTNDEPTWRMGRCASGACKILFF